TATTACAGGAAAATGCATGCAGTCATGTGGACACAGCCCCTCGCTTCATGGCATCACCTCAATGTCTTGGTTGGGATGGAGCCAAACGCGTGACAAAAGAAATTTGTCTTCCATCCAAAGAGGACGTTCTCCAACAAACCGAAGCAATCGTGAAACGCATAAACGCAAAGTCACTGTATGTTGCAACCGACAGAAACCCGATGCTTGAAGACTTCCAAGTACGACTGAAGCCATTAGGGGTAGGATGCTTGTAGAGATTGTGATGCAAACCAATGAAGTGATGCACTAATGAAAGCATGCATGTTATCTAGTACTTAGTACTAAATGCATACACAACTTCTTGCCAGAGTGACCACATTGAATTGCATAGATTGTGATGTCATATTGTGGATATCCAGGATGTGGCCACAAATTAATACAAtatgttatttatttattaagcTAAGAAAGTATGTATCCAGTGTATGGCTTTGTATAATCAGCATGGCAGGTGAAGTTTCGTATGTTGctaaaaaataatttattttaattacaaaaatgttttctattttattttattttatttattttattttattatttatttatttatttaataatttatttaataatttatttaattatttatttaattatttatttaattatttatttaattatttatttaattatttatttaattatttatttaattatttatttaattatttatttaattatttatttaattatttctctaattatttatttaattatttatttaattatttatttaattatttatttaattatttatttaattatttatttaattatttatttaattatttatttaattatttatttaattatttatttaattatttatttaattatttatttaattatttatttaattatttatttaattatttatttaattatttatttaattatttatttaattatttatttaattatttatttaattatttatttaattatttattcaattatttatttaattatttatttcaatttttaaaaatatatattaaattaattaaaataaatttgaaataaataaatttaaataaactGAAAATATATTTTGGATATCCGGATATTGACAATTGACAATGAAtgttacttatttatttatttgttatctaattatttatttaattaattatttagttatttatttattatattttttgaatttaaataataaataaattaaaataaatttgagataaattgaaattatattttgaatatcccggatatggccacaattattattttaaaattggAATATAcacaatcaatgactagcatGGCAACTTTTGAAAAATCAAGTATCATGCAGTCACCAACCGTGAGTCTGTACACCGCGAGTAAAACTTTGTCATACGTTTGTTCCCGTATACAACAAATAAGATTGTCAAAAtgttatttttattgattactatttaattgtttttaatttttgtattactattttttaatttttctaattttgtattttttaattttttattttttttattttgtttatttattttatttttaaaattttatttttaaaacttttttatctttttactttttactaattttattaattttgataTTGTGCTTTTGTTATGTGACATAATGGATTACAtcaaatcaatcaaacaattCACATATTGTGCTCTGTTCGTTAGGCCGAGGTCTTTCACTTGGATCCCTGGCTGCCACAGCTTGATCTGGCTATACTTGGTCGGTCCAATTACTTCATTGGCAACTGTGTGTCTTCGTTCACCGAGTTTGTCAAACGAGAAAGAGATGTGCACGATCGACCCACCTCGTTCTGGGGGGTACACGAGGTCGTCAAAAATAATATATGAAACGTGCGTATGGACTAGTTGCGTGCGGTTTTGTTTCTGGAATATAACGTGATTTATTTGTGGTTCTGTAGATGCCACTCAGCgtgttttttaaattttgagtTGAACTGTAGGAAGTGCGCGCGTTGGTGGTTTGGCAACTCGAGGCCGTGCTAGTCATTTGTAGGTAGAATGACAATATTCAATATTACATATTAGATAACTCAACTTTGTATAGAAAATAGGATTTGCAACTATGTCAGTCTAGACAGTCACATGTCCGCAAAACTTTCAATTCATATCCGGGACTTTCAGTATTTTATGAAGTCTCTTTCGTTTTATCTAGCAAAACTTGTTACAAAGGTTAACGATACAAAAGAGATGTCTTGAAACACAACATGGTCGAAAAAATCTACAaacattaataaaaattacatccgggattttcGGTAGTCATTAGCGACCTTTCATTCTTATCGCGCAAAAATTGCTGTCAATGCATGAACGTTTACTACAAAAGCGTCTCGTTTCAATCACAGCATAACACAACGTCACACACAGTCAAACGGAAATATGAGCGGCAACACGTGACATGCGCCCCACGTACGCtaaaggtctggccacgcgaggcTACTAAAACCGCAAATGATAATTACCTTCCATTCTGGTGGTTAGAGGCGTCACGTGAGGACGATTTCCGAGCTGTTTGCGTTAGCGAGTGTGTCAGCTGTCAACTGTTGCGGTCGTTAGACCTCTCGACCTCTCCTCTTCGCTTCCCTAACGTCGCTATTTAGCGTGGAACTTCTTGTCGTCGTTCACTTGCCGTCCGTCGTGCCTTCTGGCCAACATTCTGTTCGTATCGAGTTGAAACGGTGCGTCAATGTGTGCGTGTACTCTGATTTTTGTTGTTGCCCGCCATGCGAATTGATTCACCGTGggttgttgctgtttctcATTGGTCGCGCTGTTGCTATGGCCGGTTTCTACGGTCGTTCCGACTCTGACTGAAATGTGACAGAGTCGCGACGCGGCTTTTTGGTATTAGGGATTTGCACGTTTCTAGCTTGTTCGTGTCTAGTTCAGTGGCCTAGTTCGTTTCCTGTTCGTTTCGTGTGTCGCGGTAGGGCGTCAGAAGTCTGTCTGCGTTCGTTTTTCTTTTCGGTCATCGTGCGTGTCGATTGTGTCCACCTGCGCGAGCTGTTCGCATGGCCATCTGTTGTGGTGGTGAGATTTCATCACATTAGAAGCATAGTGTGGATTACCTACACTGTAGACTGCCTAGCTACAGTGTAGACCGCCTAGCTACAGTGTAGACGGCATGGCTACAGCGTAGAATGCATAGCTACAGGGTAGAATGCATAACTACAGGGTAGAATGCATAACTAGACAGTGTAGACTAGACACTAAAGCTACATTGCAGAGCTTAGTCGCAGTGTGTAGACTCCTCGTTATCTACTAACTACACAGTATTGCGTACATCAAGCGCAACTTGATGTTATTGCGCGTCATTGCAGGTGGGATTTGCAGCTGGCTCTGTCTCCCCTTACTTGCCTGAAACGTGGCCCAGCTTGTGGTTTTTTGGTAGCCAGTGTATCATGTTTGCTGTATGCGTTGACTGATTGATATGCAGCAGATGGATACTTATGTGACAACTCGGTTTTCATCAGGTCCttgttgtgcatttgtttTCCAAGTATTTCTAGGTTTTCTTCCCTGTTGTGCAATAACATTACTAACTAGCTGATTTCCTGTCTCCTCCTATATTTATATGCATCTTAATTGGTACTTCCTTTTTTAAATGGTAAAGACTGATTGTCAGTAGATTCTGGGATTTCTGGGAAatgattggtgtgtgtgtgttgtgtgtgtgtctgtgtgtgggtgtgggtgtgtgtgtctgtgtgggtgtaggtgtgtgtgtgtgtgtgtgtgtgtgtgtgtgtgtgtgtgtgtgtgtgtgtgtgtgtctgtgtgtgtctgtgtctgtgtagctgtgtgtgtgtgtgtgtgtgtgtgtctgtgtgtgtgtctgtgtctgtgtctgtgtctgtgtctgtgtagttGCAGATGTAGGTGTTTGTGcttgatatcaacaatctAAATGTAACTCTCACTAATAGTAAAGAATGTCGTCGAGTGGCGCCAGTCCTTCTCCCGATGCATCGCTTGCAAGCCCAACACAAGAGCATGCACAAGTGACCGAACTCGTCGTCCGTACTGTCATCGATCCTCGAGAAGAGGCAGACAAAGTTCGATCGAATGGTCCTGGTCTTCACCGAGGCGTTGTGGGAAAGCCTTGCTACTTCAGTGTCGACTACAGTCGCGCAGAAGGGGGAAAACTGGGAGTGTCGTTGGTGAGTCCGAGGCAAATCGTGCAGAGGAGAGCTCAGTTGGTGCGTGCTCCTCCTGAATCTGGATATCACTACATGTTTACGCCTGTGTGTGGTGGAGACCACATTGTCAAGGTTGGTGTTCTAGGAAGGTGATCTGTTTATTACTTAATTTGTGGAGGTTGCTCTGTGAGTGTCTATTTGATTAAGGGGTAAATATGCAATGTGGAAAGTTGTTACAAGGGTGATGTGGGCATGACAAGTGGGCATGCAGCAGTTGAGACACAATTGGAGAAACAGATCGATCgggtagacaggcagacagagacatagacagatagatagacacccagacagacagactgacacacacacacacacacacacacacacacacacacacacacacacacacacaccaggcacacaaacagacacatagacggtcacacagacagacagacagactaaccaGCGAAGGTGTCACGATGCCAGCACGTCTATACTCTATAGACTTAGACTTTCACACTCGCATCCCTTCCTGTCAACTCACTCATGACGTCAAACTCTCTATTTCTCAGGTCACATACGCCGGCGAACACGTACCGGGCAGTCCCTTCCGCGTCCCCGTCGCCAAGACGAGTCCAACCGTACAGAAAAACCCGATGTGGATCAAGGCGGCCGCCAACGCCGCTGAAGTCAAATGCTCAGGACCAGGTCTAACTGGTGGCATCGTCGGTCGTCAAGCAACATTCACGGTCGACACAAGAAGCGCCGGCGACGGAGAGCTCAGCATCGACGTGCAGTACGACAAGTTTGTCGAGAACCTACCGAAAATGAAAGCATCGTTTGAGTTGAATCCGGCCGACGGATCATACTTTGCATCATACACGACGCCCGAAGCTGGTCTCTATCGGATCAATGTAATGTATGGTGGTCAACCGGTCCACGGCAGTCCATTTCTGGCAAAAATTGAACCTCGTTAGTGACGAACTGGACCGTCATCACTAGTGAGTGACGTTTTGTGTGACTATTTGTTATAGAGTGATGAGATTCACGTATATGAGTTACTGGATAGTATCGATTGGGGACACTGTATTGATTGGGGACGGTGTAGATgattgaaattttggagagAAAAAATTGTGTATAATTATTGGCATTCTTTAGTGCTAGAACATTTGTGGCATACTCAGTGTGGCATAGAAAAAATGCAGAAATATTACTAAATAGTGAAACCTTGGCTCATGCCCTCCcctttagcgcacgttacagGACATGTCAAAAGTCGCGCGCGTTAAGCATGTTTACGCGTGCGTTAGTTATGTTTCTTTCAGCGCACGTTATCCTTCAATTCTTAGGTGGCGCGCGTTAACTTTATACAACTTATAATTCACGTACTGGTACAGTGGTCCCCGTGGTAGCCTTGGAATGTGGCATTCTTTAGTTCTAGAGCATTCGTGGCATACCGAGTGTGAATAGAAAAAACGTAGAAATGTTACTGATTAGTGAATCTTTAGCGCACGTCATAGGTCACGGTGTGACGTTGCGAGTACAGTAGCACGCGTTAAATATGTTGTTTACACGTGCGTTAGCTGTTTcttttagcgcacgttagccTTGGTATCTTACGTTGCGCGCGCTAAAACTTTATAATCCACAGTACAGTGGCCCCTAGCCTCGAATGTGGCATTCTTTAGTTCTAGAGCATTAGTAACATACCGAGTGTGAATAGGAAAACCATAGGAATGTTATTGATTAGTGAATCTTTTTTAGTGCACGTTACAGGTCACCGTGTGACATGTCAGGAGTCGCGCGCGTTAAACA
The sequence above is drawn from the Corticium candelabrum chromosome 8, ooCorCand1.1, whole genome shotgun sequence genome and encodes:
- the LOC134183194 gene encoding filamin-C-like, with protein sequence MSSSGASPSPDASLASPTQEHAQVTELVVRTVIDPREEADKVRSNGPGLHRGVVGKPCYFSVDYSRAEGGKLGVSLVSPRQIVQRRAQLVRAPPESGYHYMFTPVCGGDHIVKVTYAGEHVPGSPFRVPVAKTSPTVQKNPMWIKAAANAAEVKCSGPGLTGGIVGRQATFTVDTRSAGDGELSIDVQYDKFVENLPKMKASFELNPADGSYFASYTTPEAGLYRINVMYGGQPVHGSPFLAKIEPR